The Roseivirga misakiensis genome contains the following window.
CAACAACCCTACAATGGCGTAAATAGCCATAGCCAAACAACGAGTGTGAGTATACCAGCAAGTGCAGTAGACTGGGTATTGGTAGAACTAAGAGAAGCAGGTACAGCGGCTACGGCAACCAACGCAACCAGAAAAGGGTCAGCAGCAGGCTTTCTGATGAATGATGGGACGATCAAAGCGACAAATGGTACGAGCAACCTAACGATCAATCTGACAGGAAACACAGGGACCGACTACTATGTGGTGATCTATCATAGAAACCACCTACCAATCATGTCAGCCGCTGCGATAGATGGCTCAGGAGGTACACTGACGATAGACTTCACGAGCAACTCAGCGAACACCTACCAGACAACGACCGCCTTAGCAAGCCTAACCAACAACAAGTTTGGGATGCCATCAGGAGATGTGAATCAAGATGGCAGTATCAACAGCACAGACCTGAGCACATGGCGCACCAACAACGGAGCAGTTTACAGTTACTCAGGCAACGGTAATGCAGACTTCAACCTAGACGGAGAGATCAATGCGGTAGACCGCAATGAATTCCAACAGAAGAACACGAGCAAGACCAGACAAGTACCAACCACCTAGGGCTATGACGGTAATAGAAAGACAACTGGTTGAGCATTTGATCTCAGAGTTACAAGGTTCCACATCAAGCTGGCAAAACCAGATAAAACAAAGATATCCTCACCTGACAGCCTATGACTTGAGGCTATGTACCTACTTAAAGGCCAACCTATCGACCAAAGAAATAGCTACGCTACTCAACATCACCCCTGATAGTGTCAAAAAAGCCAAGCATCGGTTAAGAAAGAAGTTGACACTTCATCCCAAAACTAAGTTTATTACTGTTTTAGGGTAAAGATTTAAATCTGAGATTCATTCCAAATACTGTTTGCTAGCTTTGTTCGAGTGAATGAGGATTTGTTTTCACTGAATTTTTCGCTCTATGTTAATCTACTTTCAAGTCATTTACTTCTTTCTAGACGCGATTGGAGGCATAAATGAAGTCAGGCCTCGATGTATATTCATTTAGTAA
Protein-coding sequences here:
- a CDS encoding helix-turn-helix transcriptional regulator → MTVIERQLVEHLISELQGSTSSWQNQIKQRYPHLTAYDLRLCTYLKANLSTKEIATLLNITPDSVKKAKHRLRKKLTLHPKTKFITVLG